A segment of the Streptomyces pactum genome:
CCGCCACGTGAGGTGGGCGTCCGGCCCGGCGCGCACCGATCCGTCGGCGGGGAGGCGGGGAGGCGGGGAGAGCGGGGAGGACGGGCCAACGGAAAGAGGCGGAAACGGGAAACGGGGGGTGGGGATGGGGAGATGGGGGTCGCGGAGAAGCGGGTTCTCCGTGTGCAGAAGACTGAGGCCATGGAGTTCTTCTGCTACCACCGCGACAGGCCCGGATCGCTGACGCTCCGCCATGAGTTGCTGGAGGACCACTTGTCCTACATGGACCGCTACTCCGAGGAGATGATCGCCCGCGGTCCGACCCTCACCGGCGACGGCACGGGCGACGAGGCCGAGCCCACGGGCAGTGTGCACATCCTCGATCTCCCGGACCCCGCGGCCGCCCGTGACTTCGCCTTCGGGGAGCCCGGATACCAGGCGGGCGTATACCGCGACGTACTGCTGCGCCGGTGGCGCAACACCCTGGGGCGCACCATGTGGGATTTCCACGGCGGCCGGAGCGGTGGCAGCAGATACCTGGTGCTCGGCCTCGGCGCGGGGCGGGCCGCCGACCTGGCGGTGCCGCCCGACCAGGACGAGCTGATCGCCTACGGCCCCCTGCTGTCCGACGACGGTGCCACCTGGCTCGGCACGGCGGTGCTGATGCGGGCGCCGGACCCGGAAACGGCGCGCGCCGTCCTCACCGCCGACCGGTACGCCGACATCGAGGTG
Coding sequences within it:
- a CDS encoding YciI family protein, yielding MEFFCYHRDRPGSLTLRHELLEDHLSYMDRYSEEMIARGPTLTGDGTGDEAEPTGSVHILDLPDPAAARDFAFGEPGYQAGVYRDVLLRRWRNTLGRTMWDFHGGRSGGSRYLVLGLGAGRAADLAVPPDQDELIAYGPLLSDDGATWLGTAVLMRAPDPETARAVLTADRYADIEVHDWQFGGRSS